The Chryseobacterium glaciei DNA window AGTTTAATTTAACGGTAGATTCAAAATTCAATGTTTTGAGAGGTCTTACTATTTCTGTGAACCCTTATTTTTTCATCACTAAAAATTTCATTAATGAAGTTCCGGTTGGTATTAAAGGAACGATCAGAGGAGTATTTCCGGAGTGGCAATATCAACAGATCGATGCCAAAATGTATGGTGTAGATCTGGATGTTAATTGGAGACTTACGGATGATCTTACCTATGTTGGAAAAGGAAGTTATGTTCATGGACAGGACGAAACCAACAACGAACCGTTGATTTTAATGATGCCGCCGAATTTTTCGAATGCCATACAGTTCAAAAAAGAAAAATGGAATAATTTCTATTTTACGGTTGAAAATCAAACCTCTTTAAAACAGACAAGATTCCCGATTAGAAATGCTCCATTGGAAATTTATGTGGACGGACAATTGGTGGATAAGGAGATCGATTTCAGTACGCCGCCAAACGGATATTCACTTTGGAACATCCAAACGGGGATCAATATCAACAAAAATCTTTCTGCGGGGCTTATCGTGAACAATCTCTTCAACACTTCGTACAGAGATTATCTGAATCGTTTAAGATTCTTCGCGGATGAGGCAGGAAGAAACTTTATTTTAAATTTTAGATACAGATTCTAAAGTTTTCAAAAAATTATTTAATCAAAAATTTTACAATTTTAAAATTCTTAAAAATGAACAAACTATTCAATACTAAAAATATCATCAAATTATTAGCAATTTTATTCATTACGATCACTGTCGTTTCTTGTCAGAGAGACGGTTCGGCAGAGGAAGACGATTTACCTCAGGAAGAGCTTACCAATATTGTTTTGTTGGTTACTGAAGAGGGAACAACAAGTACATTGACGTATGATTATAGTATCGGAGCGGGAGGAATTCCTACAATTCCTTTGAAGGATGGGAAATCTTATACTGTTGTAGCAAAATTCAGAAACGGGAATGAAGATGCAACTCAGGAAATTATTGATGCTAAAAATGAGCATTTCCTGATATTTGATTTCCCTAAATCTAATATCACTGTTACCAGATTAGACGGGAATGATCTTAGAAATGACGGAAAAAGAGTAGGTCTGAGAACAAAATGGGACGTAGTGAAAGCTGTAGATTCTCCATCACCATTGTTGAAATTAACCCTTATCCATGCTCCTGAAAGTGTAAATGATACCAAATCCGGAACTGCTTGGGGAAGTGTAGTAGGTGGAGAAACAGATGCTGAGGCTACCTATAACCTTACCAACTAAATAATAATTTTCAAAATAAAACCACTGAAATTTTCAGTGGTTTGTTATTTATATATATTTGATGGCGAAGAATTTGTGTTTAATAGGATATTTTGATAAAAAATTCATATTTTTGCAACCTAAAATTTTAATCAATAATGAAGGTTACCGCACAAAACCATGATGATGTAAGTTCATTGCTTACAGTGACATTGGAAAAATCTGACTACAAAGAAAAAGTAGAGAAGCAGTTGATTAATTATGCTAAAAATGCGCAAGTTCCTGGATTCAGAAAGGGGAAAGTGCCTTTGAGTATGGTTAAAAAACAATATGAAGCAGGTATTGCATTCGAAGAAATCAACAAACAAGTTTCTGACGCTTTAAACGGCTATGTTAATGATAACAAATTAAGATTAGTTGGACAGCCTGTACCTCAGCCAGTAAACCAATTAGATTACAATGCTGATAAAATAGAAGTTGCTTTTGAAGTAGGGTACGAGCCTGAATTCTCAATAGATCTAGCTAAATATGAAGCACCTCACTACAAAGTAGAAGCTTCTGAAAAAGAAATCAACAAGAGCATTGAAAACATGCAGAAGCGTTTCGCTGAGCAGGTTCCTCAAGATAAAATCACTAAAGATTCTTACATCGCTTTAGAAATTTCTCAAGTTGTGGAAGAAGGTGCTGAAGGTGAGCACCACCACCAACCAAAGAATGTTACCATTACAGCTGAAAACAAAGAAGCTTTCAAATTGGTAAAAGCTTTGAAAATGGACGGATCTGTAAAGGTTTCTAAAGAAACTCTTGCTGGTGACGAAGAATTAGCTAAAGAATTAGGATTCAGCAAAGAAGAAGCTGAGCACTTACACCACAACGAAATTGAGGTTAAAGTAAAAGATTTCTATTCTTTAAACTTGGCTGAGCTTAACCAAGAGCTTTTCGATAAAGTTTACGGAGCTGATACGATCAAGTCTGAAGATGAGCTTAAAGCTAAAGTGAAGTCTGAATTAGACGAATATTTCCAACAAAATGCTGATGTACACTTTGTAAACAAAGTATTAGAGCAAATTACAGAGAAAGAAGAAGTAAAACTTCCTGAAACTTTCTTGGTAAAATGGTTGGTATTCTCTAACCAGAACATCCAGTCTGAAGAGCAGGCTAAAGAGATTCTTGAATCTGAGAAAAAACAATTAAGCTACCAGATCATCGAGGGTAAATTGATGTCTGATAACGAAATTCAGTTGGATTATGCTGATGTTTTAGCACAAGCTGAGCAATTAGTAAGAAACCAATTGGCTATCTACGGAATTCACCACCTAGGAGACGAGGAGATCCAAAAATATGCTGTTGAAATGTTGAAAGACCAAGAGCAGGTAAGACAAATCTCTTCTGAAGTTGCAATGACTAAATTGAAAGATGTAATTCTTGAAAAAGCATCTAAAAAAGAAACTGCAATCTCTCACGACGAGTTTTTAGAAGAACTTAAAAAATAATTTATTTTCTATAAATATTTTAAACCCACCAAGTTATTTTGGTGGGTTTTTGTTTGTGATGGTGTGGTATAATATTTGTAAGATCGTGTTCTTAATTAACACATGATGAAAATACTTATTCCTATTTTTTGTGCTGTACTTTTTTCGAGTTCAGTAGCTACACAGAACAGAACAATTCCCGTAAAGATTGAAGCTAAACAATCAAAGTTAACACCAAGAGATGTAATAGATAATTATCTAAAAGCACTCGGAGGAAGAGACAAACTTGAGGCTGTAAAATCTACTCTTACAGAAGCCGTAGTTCTTATTCAGGATAAAAATAATAAGATGGCAATTACTGCGAGTACTAAAAGAATGGGCAACAAATTCAAATTTGAACAATATGTATCGGGAAAGCCATTCACTCAGGTTTTTGATGGTGAAAGAGGGTATGCTGGTAAGGGAAATAGAAAAATAGATTTTCCTGCTGATAAAATTGCCGAGATGAAAAAAGGAAAAACTATTGAGGCATTGCAATTCGATCCTTCTAGTTTCAAAGCTATTGTTGTAGAAAAAGTCGATGGTAAAGATTATAATGTATTAACTTCAGATAAAGGAAGTTTCTATTTTGATGCTTCAACAGGCTTGTTATATAAATCAATTTTAAAAGAAGGAAATGCTGTTATTAAAAAATATATGACTGTTGATGGTATAAAGTTTCCATCTGAAATTGAAGTCGAAGGAGACGGACAAAAAGTAGTTTCCACAACAATTAATTTAGTTCTGAATCGTGCTTTTACTGACGCAGATTTTAAGTAATAAAAAATACATATTCAATAAATAAAAAACCACCAAATTATTTTGGTGGTTTTTTGTTTATCTTAATACTATTTGTTTACTTAAAACTATATGCTACAGAAGCCATAAAACCTCTATTAAAGATTTTTATTTTATTATGTTTGGAATCTTCATTGGTATAGCTATTGGCGTATTGAAATAGATCTAGGAATCCGTGGGTATATTTTAATTCGACTGCTAAGTTTTGTTTGATCTGATATTGCGCACCAATATTCACCCCAAAATCAAATTTTTGAAGATAATGACTTTCTTTTTCGTCGTTGGAAGGATCTCCATAAATACTTTTGTCTCTAAAAGTATTTCCGTTTTCATCTTTTCGTTTAATATTGGCGGCTATCAACGCACTTACATAAGGTCCGGCATATACCTGAATATTTTTTGATAATTGATACGTAAGGTTGGCAGGAACCACATCGATATAATACATCGTAAGTGTAGATTTATAAATTCCGTTAATAGAATCGCTAACATGAACGCCAGCTTTTCTTTGACTAAAGATTAATTCATGTCGAAGTCCTAATTTTTCATTAATTCGGGTGTCTACAAAACCTCCGATATGAAAGCCTGGTTGATAAGATGTTTTCTGATCGGCAAAAATGTAATCTCTTTCTTTTCCGTATAGATTGTACATATTGATGCCTGCTTTTATTCCCCATGAAACTGTATTGTTATCAGTAGAGGAAAGATCATTTTTGTTATTTTCTTCTAGCTGAGCATACGAAACCGAATAGATGAAAAATAATAGGAGTATGATGAATGCTTTTTTCATATAATTTGAATTTTAAAGTTTTGATTATGTACCATATATCTAAGATTTATTAAAAATTAATATCCCAGATTCCGGCTGTTCTTTCTAATTCTACTAAGGCTGCGGCAAACTCGTAATTCACTTCGTGGTAGTTTTGCTGGACTTCATTATAAGTCTTTTGGGCAGTTAATAATTCCAAAATGGAAGATTCGCCTCTTTTGTAGCTATAAATTTTGCCGTCCAGAATTGTTTTTGCTTCTTTTAATAATCCTGTATTAAACTGTTTAACCTGTTTTTGAGCAGCGATATAAGTAAAATAAGCTTGCGTTACTTCACTTTGAATTTCCAACTCGGTTTGTTTGTATTGTTGTTCTGATTGTTGCAACGTATATTTTGCAGCCAATAATTCTCCAGGTCTGTTATTAGAGAACTTCAACGGAATACTTACACCGACATTAATACCTGTTGTAGATGGAGTAGGCGCAATGGCATTACGAACATATGATGCATAACTTGCCCCTAATGATAATCCAAGATCTATGGCTCTGTTGGCCTTGGCTAATTTTAATACGCTGCTGGCAATACTTTTATTTTGTAAAGCTACTTTAAGGTCTGACCTGTTATTTTGAGCGGTAAGAATAAGTTCCTGCAGAGAAAAGTCACGATCGAAATCTGAAAAATCACCTTTGGGATCAATGAAAGCATCATTTTGAGATCTTCCTAGCAGTAAAGAGAGATTTGACAAAGATGCTTTCCATTTTGCTTCTGCTGCAAATACATCATTAAGCATTGTTCCGGCTTCTAATTTACTTTGGCGGGCATCAACTTCTGAAATAGCACCCAACTTAAAACGGATGTTATCCGATTCAGCCAATTGTTTCATCTGTTGATAAGAGGAAGATTGAACCTCCAACAGCAAACGGTTTTGGATTCCTGATAAAAAAGCGAGCGTAGCATCAGCACGCAGATTTCGGAAATAATCATCCAATAGTAAGTGAGCCAATTCTTTTTGATTTTTGGCAACATCTATTCGGGCTTTTCTTTTTCCGCCAAGTTCGAGCGTCCAAGTTAGTTCAGAGTTAAATCCATAGCCCATATTCATTCTTCTCTGTCCGTTATCTGCCCATCCGAAACCCAATTCAGGATTAGGAAATATACCGGCCGTCTGTATTTCTGCATCAGCGATATTCAAATTAAATTTCTCTGCTGAATACGCCAGATTATTTTTACCCACAAGACTCAAATAAGTGGGATAGTCTAAAGGTTGCTTGGCAAAAGCAGTATCAATAATTTGAGCATGTAAACTAGATATTGAACCTAAGATTATGATACCGAAAAATGATTTTATATATTTTTTCATTTTTTAATCTTTTTGTGTATTAAAATTTTGGCCCCACTTTCTTTCTATCAAATAATACAAAGCTGGTAAGGCAAAGAGTGTAATAATGGTAGAAAATAATAATCCGTAAACAATTACGGTAGCGAGAGGTCGCTGTACATCAGAACCAATTCCTGTCGCTAATGATGCAGGAAATAATCCCAATATAGCAACGGTAGCTGTCATCAAAACTGGACGAAAACGGTCTTTTGCGCCTTTTATGACAGCTTGTAATAAATCTATTCCTTCTTTTCTTAAATGATTAATGTGCGAGATCATCAAAACACCATTTTGAATAGCCACTCCAAAGAGGGCGATAAATCCTACGGCCGACGATACATTTAAGGTCATCCCTCGAATATTTAAGGCAAGCATTCCACCAAATAAAGCCAACGGAACAATACTGATTAACAGCCCGGCCTGACGAAATTCTCCAAACGCCGCGTACAATAAGATGAACATAATGGTTAATGCTAAAGGCACAATAAACGCCAATCTCGTATACGCTCTGTTTTGGTTTTCAAACTGGCCACCCCAGCTGATTGTATATTTGGAATGATCATACTTCACATTTTTTTCAATACTGCTTTGTGCTTCTTGAAGCAATGAATTAAGATCACGGTTTCTTACATTTAATTTTACGGTTAAATGTCTTTTATTCATTTCTCGGGTGATGGTACTTTCTCCGGTACTCAGTTTTATATCTGCTACCTGCGAGAGTGGAATTTTAGCTCCGGTTTCTGAGGTTAGCATCAGATTGGCAATTTTATCAGGCGTATTACGGCTGTCATCATTATATCGGCAGATGATGTCATAAACTTTATTTCCAATAAAAATTTGAGAAACGGCTTTCCCTCCGATGGCAACTTCTATTAATTCGGCAACCTTTGAAACATTCAATCCATATTGTGCAATTTTCTCTCTGTTGGCATGAATCTGAAGTTGAGGAAGCGGAGGTTCTTGATCAATGGCTAAATCAACTGCGCCTGGAACTTTTTTTAATGTTTTCATCACATCATCTGAAATTCTGCGGGTTTCTTTAAAATCAGCGCCATAGATTTTCACTACAAGTTCACTGTGGGCTCCTGAAATTTTATCCATTACGCCATCAATCATCGGTTGAGAAAAACCTACAGAATAGCCGGGTAGCTTCTTATATTCTTGAGAAAGTTCTTCAATAAGATCATTTTTAGTTTTCCCTGCTGGCCAGTCTTTATAAGGCTTTATTCCTACAGAAACTTCGAAATGTGATGCCGTCCACGGGTCGGTTCCATCATCATTACGGCCTGCTTGTACCATGATATAGGTAACTTCTTTGTGTTTCATTGTTCTTGCCCGAAGCGTATCACTCAATTCCTTAGATTTTTCAACCGAAATTCCGGAAGGCAATTGTACCTGCAGCCAAATGGAACCTTCATCTAAAGGAGGCAAGAAATCTTTGCCCACAAAATAGCTTAATGCTGCCGTTAACGATAAGATAATCCCTAATGGAATAAATACTTTTTTGGGCTGACTCATTATTTTCTGAATCCTGCTGTAGTAGATATTCGTTAATTTTTCGAGCCATTTGTTATGGTATATTTTCTGTGGCTTGCGGTAGATCATATAAGCCAATCCCGGAATTAACAATAAAGCAACTCCCAATGCGCCCAATAAAGCATAGCCTACCGTAAAAGCCATCGGTGTAAATAGTTTTTTCTCTACTCTTTCAAAAGCAAACAATGGAAGATAGGCGGTGATGATAATAATGGTGGCGAAGAAAATAGGTTTTGCTACCTCTGCAGCGATGTTGGCAATGCTTTTTTCCTTTAATTCTTCCTCTGGTTTTTTTTCTTTTTTCTTTAAAATAGCTTCCATCATAACGATCGCTCCATCTACAATAATCCCAAAATCGATGGCTCCTAATGAAAGTAAATTGGCTGGAATATTGGTGAAATGCATTAAAATAAAGGCAATTAATAAAGATAGCGGGATGGTAATAGCGACTAATAAAGCACCTCTCCAGCTTCCTAAAAAGATAATTAAGATCACAATAACCAATGCCACGCCTTCTAATAAGGTATGAGAAACGGTGTCAAGAGTCGTTTTTACAAGATCAGTTCTGTCTAGGAATGCATGTATTTTTACCCCTTCCGGAAGCTCGCCATTATTCAAATCTTTTATCGCTTGATGAACACCTTCCAATACAACAGAAGGGTTTTGTCCTTTAAGAAGCAAAACAATTCCTTCAATACTTTCAGAATAATTTCTTTTTCTGTCGCTATAGCCTAATGCGCCTTTTCTTTCGAGGTTACCATATTTTAATTTCCCAATGTCATTCAGGAAAATAGGAACGCCCTGTTCAGTTTTTACGACAATTTTCCCAAGATCTTCAAGGTTTTTTACAAGCCCGATTCCTCGGATCACATATCCCAGATCTCCTCTGGGAAGTACACTGCCTCCTGCATTGACATTATTTTCTTCAATGGTAGCAATCACTTTATCTAATGAAAGGTTATATTGCTCTAATTTTCTGGGATCAACTTCAATCTGAAATTGAGTTGTTATCCCACCGAAATTAGTGACATCCGCAACTCCCGACACTTGTTTGATGCGCGGAATGATTGTGAAGTTTTGAAGATCTGTTAATTGACGCAGATCATGATGGTCACTTTCTATAATATACCGGTAGACTTCTCCTACAGGCGAGGTGAGAGGATCAAGACCTGGCACGGCGCCATAAGGTAGTTCTACATCCCCAAGTCTCTCCGTAATACGTGCTCTGGCAAAATAATCATCTATACCATCATCGAAAACAATGGTAATCATTGATAATCCAAAGGTACTTTTGCTACGCATCACATGCATTCCCGGTAGCCCGTTTAAGGCACGTTCTACAGGAATGGTGATCTGTTGTTCTACTTCTTCTGCGGCTAATCCGGGAACCTGCGTTACGACCTGAGAGGTAACATCTGCAATATCCGGATAGGCCTCAACCGATAATTGTTTCCAAGAGTAATATCCAAAAAATCCTAACAGGAGAAAAAGGGTCGCCATAACCATGCGTTTTTTTATCGAAGTATTGATAAGTTTATTCATGTGATTTTTTTTAAACAGTTATTTAGCTTCCAATAAATAGATTCCACCGTTTGATACAATGGTTTCTCCTGCTTTTAGCCCTGATTTTACTACGATTTTTCCGTAAGAAGTTCCCTGAGTTACAATCTTTCTTTTTTGATATTTGTTTTTTCCTACTTCCACAAAGACAAACTCATCATCATTTTCCTGAAGGACTGCTTTTGAAGGAAGCAATATGGCGGATGAGGGAGCGTCGGTAAGATGTACGGTAGCATACATTCCCGGTTTTAGATCCCTGTTTTTGTTGTCACATTCTATTAATACTTCAATGCTTCGGGTTTCTTCGTTAACGATATCATTGATGTGATATACTTTACCGATGATTTTTTTGTCCGGGAAAGCATCTACATTCACCTCCACATTATCCAGTTTGTGGATAAATCGAATATCTTTTTCTTTTACCTGAGCCACTACCCAAACTTTCGAAAGCTCGGCTACGATCGCTACAGGTTCTGCATCTTCTTTTGAATAATTACCGATGACCATTTTGTTGATTACAACTTCTCCTGCGATAGGAGAGGTGATCACTAAAGGTTTTCCTAAACTTGCTTTTTCAGGATTTACATTGAAAATTTTTAAAGCGGCAGCGGCATTCAGCATTGCCGATCTTTTGATCTCATATTCGGTATTGGCTTCTTCTAATATACTTTTTACTCCCACGCCATGTTGGAAAAGATCTTGTTGGCGTCTTTTGGTTAATTCTGCTTGTTTTAATTCTTGCTTACTGTCGAAATATTCTTTTTGAGCAGTGGAATAATCAGGCGAACTGAATTCAAATATGGGAGAACCCGGTTGCACGGATTGTCCTAATCGAACAAAAGATTTTAAAATTCGTCCGGTAAAAGGAACTCTTATTTCCGCCAGATTGTTCGGGATAGATTTTACTGTTCCTGCGGTCGTTAATTTTAAATTAAAAGATTGTTCTGATGTTTTTAAAAGGCTCAAGCGGCTTTTAATACTTGATTTTTCAACAAGAGTAATGATCCCATTGCTCACCGTGTAATTCTTAGTGTTTTCCTGATCATCCTTGTCTTTACTTTCATTTTTACAAGAGTATAAGGCAAAAGGAATCACTGCAAATACGACAACAGTTTTAATGTTGCTGATGATTTTGACTAGGGTATTATTCATCATATTTTTAAATTTTATTTGATATAAATTAATTTTCCCAAAATGGGAGTTGATTAGAAAAAATGAAATGTTATTTTATGTTTATAGCCAGCTGTTGAACCTTTTGATAAACCAGTTTTTAACCAATTGGGTCAGTAAACAATACGATAAAAGTATTCCTACTAACCATGGGAAATAGCTTAAAGGCAGCGGCTGTAATTTGAGTCCGGCAGCAAAAGGTGAAAACGGAATTAAAATTCCAATGGCCATAATTAAAGAGGTCAGTGCAACCACCGGTGCAGAGGCCCAACTTTGAATAAATGGGATCTTGCGGGTTCTTATCATATGAATAATCAGTATCTGAGAAAGCAATCCTTCCACAAACCATCCACTTTGAAATAAAGTCTGATGTTCAGGGCTGTTCGCTTTAAAGAAATAATACATCACTGCATACGTGATAAAATCAAATATGGAACTTATCGGACCAATAAAAAGCATAAATCTTCTAACGTCTACTGCATCCCATTTTTTAGGTTTGGTTAAAAATTCTTCATCCATTTTATCCCAGGGAATGGAGATCTGAGAAACATCATACAATAAATTTTGTATCAAAAGATGCACAGGCAACATCGGAAGGAAAGGCAAAAAAGCACTGGCCCCCAACATACTGAACATATTTCCGAAGTTGCTGCTGGCGGTCATTTTGATGTATTTAATAATGTTTCCAAAGGTTCTTCTCCCGTAAATAACTCCTTTTCGAAGCACCATTAAATCTTTTTCCAACAGAATAATATCCGCGCTTTCTTTGGCAATATCTACGGCGGTATCTACACTGATTCCAACATCAGCTTGTTTCAAAGCGGCGGCATCATTAATTCCGTCTCCCATGAAACCTACCGTATGTCCCTTGTCTCGTAAGGCCTGTACAACCCTTACTTTTTGTAACGGATTTAGTTTTGCAAATACAGAGACTTGGTCTATTTGTTCTGTCAATGTTTCTTCCGACATTTCATCAAGCTCATGACCCTTGATAATATGATGAACCGGAATACCAACATCTTTACATATTTTTTGCGTAACGATCTCATTATCTCCTGTTAATACTTTCACCGTAACACCTAATTTCTGTAACGCTTCGATAGAAGGCTGTGCAGAAGGTTTAGCCGGATCCAGAAAGCCAATAAATCCGGTTAAGGTCATATTTTTTTCATCTTCAATAGAGTAAGTTAATGGATGAAAAGGATCAAACTCTCGGATGGCTACCAATAATACACGTAGTCCTTCTTCATTCATTTTTTTTGACGTGTTGAGAACGGTATTACGCATGGTATCGTCCATTTTAACGGCTACATCATTTTCAATATGAATGCTGCGGTCTTCTCCGGGATCAAAGGCATGACTGCATAATTCCAGCATTTCTTCTACGGCACCTTTACATATTAACAAATGTTTACCGTTGTGCATTTTAAGAATAACAGACATTCTTCTTCGTTGAAAGTCAAAAGGAATTTCATCAGCTTTAATGTATTGTTCGTCCGCTTTCAGATAGTCATGAAGTTCGATATGTTCCAGAATAGCTTTGTCCATTAAACTTTTTAATCCTGTTTGATGAAAACTGTTCAGATACGCCCATTTCAATACTTCATCATCTTCAACTCCAAGTACATTTAGGTGTTTTTCAAGAACAATTTTGTCGAGTGTTAAGGTTCCTGTTTTATCGGTGCAAAGAATATCCATTGCTCCTATATTTTGGATGGCATCCAATCTTTTTACAATAACTTTATGTTTACTCATGTTTACTGCTCCCTTGGCAAGATTGGCAGTAACAATCATGGGTAACATTTCAGGGGTTAATCCTATGGCTACGGCAACTGAGAATAATAAAGCTTCTAACCAATCGCCTTTTACAAATCCATTAATCAGGAAAATAACAGGAACCATGACAAGCATAAAACGAATCAGAAGAAAACTCAGTTTATTAATGCCTTTATCAAAAGCTGTTTCCGGTCTTTCAGTGGTAATTGATTTGCTGATGCTTCCAAAATAAGTGTATTTTCCTGTGGCTACAATTAAAGCGGTTGCAGAGCCACTTACCACGTTGGTTCCCATAAAGCAAAGATTATTAAGCTCAATGATCTGTTTTTTGTCTGCATCCCGAATCGGCAGGTGATTTTTTTCTACGGGAAGGGCTTCACCCGTCAACATACTTTCGCTAATGAAAAGGTCTTTGCTTTGCATAATGCGACAGTCAGCAGGAATCATATCTCCGGCAGAAAGGTGTATCACATCACCGGGTACCAATTCACTGATCGGGATTTCTTTTTTTTCTAAGAATTTACGTTTTACCGTAGCAGTAGTTTTCACCATGCTTTTTAGTTTGTCGGCAGCGCTGTTGCTTCGGAATTCCTGGATGAATCGCAACAGGGTGCTTATAAAGATCATTACCGAAATAACGATCACCGTTTTAAAATCGCGTTCTTCTTTTGCGGGTAGCCAGATATCAATGATAAATGAAACAATGGCAATGATAATTAATATATAGATAAATGGATTTAAAAATGATTTTAATAACTGCCGATACCATGCAGGTGCTTTTTGATGTTGTATTTCGTTGGTTCCAAAGGTTTGGATACGGTCATAAGCTGTTACCTCACTGATTCCCTCTTCGCTTGTTTCAAGCATCGCATAGATGAAATTCTCATTTTGTTTGGATGCATTTTGCAGCTTAGTGATGGTTCCTATATTCATTCCGTTGGATGTGATCGCAGAATGAAAAGGATTGGTTGCTTTAAAGTTTAGTTTCATAATAATAGAGTGTATTATTAAGTAAGAATTAGTATTGATTGTAGAAAATGAAAGGACAGAATAAAAGGGAAATCAATAGACAATAATTGAATAAGAGCGTCTACAAATCAGATTGTGTGCCTATGATTTCCCAACTGACTTTCGCTACTTTATCTTCTATTGTGAGCCTGCTGGCGGCTTTTTCTATTAAACTGTCTTGGGCAGTTAAGGTTGTGATAATGGTTGTAATGATGACACTTGACAAATCATCAGTGTCGTCGCTAGATAATGATTTCATCAGGAGTTTTTCATCATTTCCCAACATCTGTATGAGTAATACGCGGATATGATTTTCTACTTCAGGTTTACATTTAATAGTGAATAAATAATCGGTCTGTACAGAACTTGAGGTATGAAAACTCAATTTATTTAATAAAATACCTAAAGGTCTTAAGATGATATGAGAAAGCATAATAGCAGCTGTAACAATCGCGGCCTGACTGTATAATCCCATTCCGCATAATGTTCCTACTGCGGCAGAACACCAGATAGTGGCCGCAGTGTTGAGTCCATAAACGTTCAGTCCGTCTTTCATGATGACCCCGGCACCAAG harbors:
- the mgtA gene encoding magnesium-translocating P-type ATPase, with amino-acid sequence MKLNFKATNPFHSAITSNGMNIGTITKLQNASKQNENFIYAMLETSEEGISEVTAYDRIQTFGTNEIQHQKAPAWYRQLLKSFLNPFIYILIIIAIVSFIIDIWLPAKEERDFKTVIVISVMIFISTLLRFIQEFRSNSAADKLKSMVKTTATVKRKFLEKKEIPISELVPGDVIHLSAGDMIPADCRIMQSKDLFISESMLTGEALPVEKNHLPIRDADKKQIIELNNLCFMGTNVVSGSATALIVATGKYTYFGSISKSITTERPETAFDKGINKLSFLLIRFMLVMVPVIFLINGFVKGDWLEALLFSVAVAIGLTPEMLPMIVTANLAKGAVNMSKHKVIVKRLDAIQNIGAMDILCTDKTGTLTLDKIVLEKHLNVLGVEDDEVLKWAYLNSFHQTGLKSLMDKAILEHIELHDYLKADEQYIKADEIPFDFQRRRMSVILKMHNGKHLLICKGAVEEMLELCSHAFDPGEDRSIHIENDVAVKMDDTMRNTVLNTSKKMNEEGLRVLLVAIREFDPFHPLTYSIEDEKNMTLTGFIGFLDPAKPSAQPSIEALQKLGVTVKVLTGDNEIVTQKICKDVGIPVHHIIKGHELDEMSEETLTEQIDQVSVFAKLNPLQKVRVVQALRDKGHTVGFMGDGINDAAALKQADVGISVDTAVDIAKESADIILLEKDLMVLRKGVIYGRRTFGNIIKYIKMTASSNFGNMFSMLGASAFLPFLPMLPVHLLIQNLLYDVSQISIPWDKMDEEFLTKPKKWDAVDVRRFMLFIGPISSIFDFITYAVMYYFFKANSPEHQTLFQSGWFVEGLLSQILIIHMIRTRKIPFIQSWASAPVVALTSLIMAIGILIPFSPFAAGLKLQPLPLSYFPWLVGILLSYCLLTQLVKNWFIKRFNSWL
- a CDS encoding MgtC/SapB family protein codes for the protein MELLEFTTRLFSSLLLGAIIGIERQWRQKSAGLRTNTLVSLGSTAFLLLALEIGGDATGRIASYIVSGIGFLGAGVIMKDGLNVYGLNTAATIWCSAAVGTLCGMGLYSQAAIVTAAIMLSHIILRPLGILLNKLSFHTSSSVQTDYLFTIKCKPEVENHIRVLLIQMLGNDEKLLMKSLSSDDTDDLSSVIITTIITTLTAQDSLIEKAASRLTIEDKVAKVSWEIIGTQSDL